The nucleotide sequence TCCGATTTTATACTATTGGATATATAAATCAGTAGAAGAACGTAAAATTAATACAGAACTTATTactgaaatttttaatgattCTTATAGTAGAAGGTGTACGTACAACAGAAAAGCTTActgttattattatcattattattacGATAAGTTTGAAGAACCAATGAACATGATATTCTtggaaattttccaaaataatataaatactGTATTAAATATGTTGAACAATCAAGAGGATATTATGAATGATAAGTTGCAAAGGTATATTTGTAAAtgcattaatatatattataaaatgaatgaaacATATTGCGTTAAAAACCctaacaataataataataataatcaaATGAGTAATCTGACTTGTAGCATATTACGTTCATTTAAGCAAACATATGATTCATATCTTTTGGGAGAAATATACCACGAAAAATATGCTATACCATTCTTAGAAGATGCAGGAAAGGTATATTCGGA is from Plasmodium cynomolgi strain B DNA, scaffold: 0962, whole genome shotgun sequence and encodes:
- a CDS encoding hypothetical protein (putative), translating into MKLVRNLGCYNYNDDYYNLRKYRCPILYYWIYKSVEERKINTELITEIFNDSYSRRCTYNRKAYCYYYHYYYDKFEEPMNMIFLEIFQNNINTVLNMLNNQEDIMNDKLQRYICKCINIYYKMNETYCVKNPNNNNNNNQMSNLTCSILRSFKQTYDSYLLGEIYHEKYAIPFLEDAGKVYSDQCLLPDKEIELIKINRERIKAFLSSKKYPSKKTYTFLQPEYDIIKNTASDSPS